In Niallia sp. FSL W8-0635, one genomic interval encodes:
- a CDS encoding alpha-mannosidase, protein MFWTAKKIDARIKELETYRYRDSIFLESFYMQLDEEGEIGARPPENGEWTTINVGDNWSGRDQYAWLKTEVAIPAIWNDKQVLGYFDFGITDGGTNSGFESLLYVNQETYQGVDANHREVFFKEMHCGTKVSLFFRLWSGLEGGGVPRIQEHKIKTAKIGWLDAATDDLYYTAKAMIQTIHILDENRPEYQTLLTALNRAFYEIDWTEPGSDLFYESISKANNHLNTSLEKMDKHTAVTIHAIGHTHIDVAWLWRLKHTREKAARSFSTVLRLMEKYPEYLFMQSQPQLYAYIKEDYPEIYAQLKERVAEGRWEPEGGMWLEPDCNLPSGESFVRQLLHGTRFLKEEFGVMSKYLWLPDVFGYSWSLPQILKKSGIETFMTTKISWNQYNRMPHDTFQWRGIDGTEILTHFVTTPYPNSRGWAYDYNGEMQADVIQGAWDNYKDKNITQDLLLSYGYGDGGGGVNRDMLEMRRRFDRIPGLPAVKSTKAGDYFDDLHEKVNSTEEYVHTWDGELYLEFHRGTYTSQAYNKRSNRKKELLYRETELLSVLASVFVEDWSLYPQEELHKGWTILLRNQFHDIIPGSSIREVYEDSVLEYEAAEALAYEVRGKVSNSLVDKNAFQYTVINDSSWTRSGIVEVPVKHGLEEGQWVSEKEKVLQAEKVNGKWLVQMEDLSSHGLANLSFISANNGEQDKQSSFVMNESGIETPFYKISWNEKGQLSRIFDKKAKREILKEKQAGNVLQVFEDKPLRWEAWDIDIFYQEKHQEISALENIEVVENNSLRAVVRFAWTYHHSKIVQELILYSDSPRIDFKTEVDWHEQHQLLKVAFPVEIRTTQATYDIQFGNVQRPTHWNTSWDYAKFETVGHQWADLSEHGYGISLLNDCKYGYDIKDSTMRLSLIKSGTYPDYLQDQGTHTFTYSLLPHEGDWRDGGTVQEAWYLNQPLKALEGKLKLKDFSLLQISSNHCMIDAVKKAEDEDKIIVRIHEFMGKRGKVELTSDALIQSWQECNLMEQPTGDKQQNSKLTFELKPYEIKTFLVEI, encoded by the coding sequence ATGTTCTGGACAGCGAAAAAAATAGATGCAAGAATCAAGGAACTAGAAACATATCGTTATCGAGATTCTATTTTCTTAGAATCCTTTTATATGCAATTAGACGAAGAAGGAGAAATTGGTGCGAGACCACCAGAAAATGGGGAATGGACAACCATTAATGTTGGCGACAATTGGTCAGGACGGGATCAGTATGCTTGGTTAAAGACAGAAGTAGCGATTCCTGCTATCTGGAATGATAAACAGGTGCTAGGATATTTTGATTTTGGCATAACCGATGGTGGAACAAATTCTGGATTTGAATCGTTATTATATGTGAATCAGGAAACGTATCAAGGGGTAGATGCTAATCATCGGGAAGTCTTTTTTAAAGAAATGCATTGTGGAACAAAGGTCAGCTTGTTTTTTCGATTATGGTCTGGTTTAGAAGGCGGTGGAGTACCACGTATTCAAGAGCACAAGATAAAGACAGCAAAGATAGGTTGGCTTGATGCAGCTACAGATGATTTATATTACACTGCAAAAGCTATGATTCAAACGATACATATATTAGACGAAAATCGACCAGAATATCAAACACTTCTTACTGCTTTGAATAGAGCTTTTTATGAAATAGACTGGACGGAGCCAGGTTCTGACCTATTCTATGAATCTATTAGCAAAGCAAATAATCACTTGAATACTTCATTAGAAAAAATGGATAAACATACTGCTGTTACGATTCATGCAATTGGTCACACACATATTGATGTGGCATGGCTATGGAGATTGAAACATACCAGAGAAAAAGCAGCGCGTTCATTTTCAACAGTTCTACGCTTAATGGAGAAATATCCAGAATATTTATTTATGCAATCACAGCCACAGCTATACGCGTATATCAAAGAGGATTATCCAGAAATTTATGCCCAATTGAAGGAAAGAGTCGCAGAAGGAAGATGGGAGCCAGAAGGCGGGATGTGGCTCGAGCCTGATTGTAACTTGCCATCAGGAGAATCCTTTGTCCGACAATTATTACACGGAACAAGGTTTTTAAAAGAAGAGTTTGGTGTGATGAGCAAGTATTTATGGTTGCCAGATGTCTTTGGCTATAGTTGGTCATTGCCGCAGATTCTAAAAAAATCAGGTATTGAGACTTTTATGACGACAAAGATTAGCTGGAATCAGTATAATCGGATGCCACATGATACGTTTCAATGGCGAGGTATTGATGGAACGGAAATTTTGACTCATTTTGTAACGACTCCTTATCCAAATAGTAGAGGCTGGGCTTATGATTATAATGGAGAAATGCAGGCAGATGTTATTCAAGGTGCCTGGGACAACTATAAAGATAAAAATATAACACAAGATTTACTCCTATCGTATGGCTATGGAGATGGTGGTGGTGGGGTAAACCGAGATATGCTGGAAATGCGTAGACGATTTGACCGAATTCCTGGTCTCCCTGCTGTAAAATCAACAAAGGCAGGCGACTATTTTGACGACCTTCATGAAAAAGTGAATAGCACAGAAGAGTATGTCCATACATGGGATGGAGAGCTCTATTTAGAGTTTCATCGGGGAACCTATACAAGCCAAGCGTATAATAAGAGAAGTAATCGAAAAAAGGAATTGTTGTATCGGGAAACAGAGCTGCTTAGTGTATTAGCAAGTGTGTTTGTAGAGGATTGGTCTTTATATCCGCAGGAAGAGCTTCATAAAGGTTGGACGATTTTATTACGAAATCAATTCCATGATATCATTCCTGGCTCATCCATTCGGGAAGTATATGAGGATAGCGTTCTAGAATATGAAGCAGCAGAAGCACTGGCATATGAAGTCCGAGGTAAAGTTTCAAACAGCTTAGTAGATAAGAATGCCTTCCAATATACAGTGATTAATGATTCCTCTTGGACACGTTCTGGAATTGTAGAAGTTCCAGTTAAGCACGGCTTAGAAGAGGGACAATGGGTATCGGAAAAGGAAAAAGTACTGCAAGCTGAAAAAGTGAATGGGAAATGGCTTGTACAAATGGAAGACCTTTCATCCCATGGATTAGCTAATCTCTCCTTTATATCAGCTAATAATGGAGAACAGGATAAGCAATCCTCCTTTGTCATGAATGAATCTGGGATTGAAACACCTTTTTATAAAATTAGCTGGAATGAAAAAGGACAATTAAGCCGTATTTTTGATAAAAAAGCAAAAAGAGAGATTCTGAAAGAAAAGCAAGCGGGTAATGTGCTTCAAGTTTTTGAAGATAAACCATTAAGATGGGAAGCTTGGGATATCGATATTTTCTATCAAGAAAAACATCAAGAGATTTCAGCCCTTGAAAATATTGAAGTTGTAGAAAATAACTCCTTACGTGCAGTAGTACGGTTTGCATGGACGTATCATCATTCTAAAATAGTGCAGGAGCTTATTCTTTATTCAGATAGCCCGAGAATTGACTTTAAGACAGAGGTTGATTGGCATGAGCAACATCAGCTTTTAAAAGTTGCCTTTCCTGTAGAGATTCGAACTACTCAAGCAACCTACGATATTCAATTTGGAAATGTGCAAAGACCAACTCATTGGAATACAAGCTGGGATTATGCAAAGTTCGAAACAGTTGGACATCAATGGGCAGACCTATCTGAGCATGGATATGGAATTAGTCTTTTAAATGATTGTAAATATGGCTATGACATTAAGGATTCTACGATGCGTCTTTCCTTAATTAAATCTGGAACATATCCAGATTATTTACAAGACCAAGGAACTCATACTTTTACTTATTCTCTCTTGCCACATGAAGGTGACTGGAGAGACGGTGGAACGGTTCAAGAAGCATGGTATTTGAATCAGCCGTTAAAAGCTCTGGAGGGAAAGTTAAAATTAAAAGATTTTTCTTTACTCCAAATATCCTCCAATCATTGTATGATTGATGCTGTCAAAAAAGCGGAGGATGAGGATAAAATCATTGTTCGTATCCATGAATTTATGGGGAAAAGAGGCAAGGTGGAACTAACATCAGATGCACTCATTCAATCTTGGCAAGAATGCAATCTTATGGAGCAACCAACTGGTGATAAACAGCAAAATTCAAAGCTTACATTTGAACTAAAGCCATATGAAATTAAAACATTTTTAGTGGAAATTTAA
- a CDS encoding UDP-glucose dehydrogenase family protein has translation MNITVAGTGYVGLVTGVCLAEVGHQVTCVDQSQEKIVLLNLGISPIYEPELDVLIEKNANAGKLAFTTEYAQAYAQSDVIFIGVGTPENEDGSANLNYVFQVAKQIAENVTRDCLIVIKSTVPVGTNDRVETYIKNHLKNEVAVEVASNPEFLAQGSAIKDTLHASRIVIGVESERAKEILTSIYEPFQQPILSMNRRSAEMVKYASNDFLALKISFVNDIANLCEAVGANIEDVTSGMSYDGRIGKKFLNPGIGYGGSCFPKDTKALHWLAEEEGYVLRTVKAAIEVNEKQKFKLISKARNEFSSFHGLKIAILGLTFKPGTDDLREAPSIPNVRLLLNEGARVHVFDPVGTENFKKLFPNEVVYEKTPEKTLEEADICFIFTEWDEIKAIDLTLFKEKMKAPFVYDGRNCFPLEEARKASINYFSIGRPEVKVMKVGGRDGDGFLVS, from the coding sequence ATGAATATCACAGTGGCAGGTACAGGATATGTTGGGTTAGTAACAGGTGTTTGTTTAGCAGAAGTTGGTCACCAGGTTACATGCGTAGATCAGTCCCAAGAGAAAATTGTTCTTTTAAACTTAGGGATATCACCGATTTATGAACCGGAATTAGATGTATTAATTGAAAAAAATGCGAATGCAGGGAAATTGGCATTTACGACAGAGTATGCACAGGCATATGCCCAATCAGATGTTATTTTCATCGGAGTAGGAACACCAGAGAATGAAGATGGGTCTGCTAATTTAAATTATGTATTTCAAGTTGCTAAGCAAATTGCTGAAAATGTTACTCGTGATTGTTTAATTGTTATTAAATCAACGGTTCCTGTTGGGACAAATGACCGTGTGGAAACCTATATAAAAAATCATTTAAAAAATGAAGTTGCTGTTGAGGTTGCATCTAATCCAGAATTTCTTGCCCAGGGAAGCGCGATTAAAGATACCTTACATGCCTCCAGGATTGTAATTGGAGTAGAGAGTGAGAGGGCGAAGGAGATATTGACTTCTATTTATGAGCCATTTCAGCAACCTATTTTATCCATGAATCGTCGCAGTGCTGAAATGGTTAAATATGCATCGAATGATTTCCTTGCGTTAAAGATTTCTTTCGTCAATGATATTGCTAATTTATGTGAGGCAGTTGGTGCGAATATTGAGGATGTTACAAGTGGAATGAGCTATGATGGGCGAATTGGGAAAAAGTTTTTAAATCCCGGTATTGGTTATGGTGGTTCTTGTTTTCCAAAGGATACGAAAGCCTTACATTGGCTTGCGGAAGAGGAAGGCTATGTTTTACGTACGGTAAAGGCTGCGATAGAGGTAAATGAGAAGCAAAAATTTAAACTGATTTCAAAAGCACGAAATGAATTTTCCTCCTTCCATGGGCTGAAAATCGCTATTTTAGGGCTTACTTTTAAGCCTGGGACAGATGATCTACGAGAAGCCCCATCCATCCCAAATGTGCGGTTATTATTAAATGAAGGAGCAAGGGTACATGTATTTGATCCGGTAGGGACAGAAAATTTTAAAAAGCTCTTCCCTAATGAGGTTGTATACGAAAAAACACCGGAGAAGACACTAGAGGAAGCAGATATTTGTTTCATTTTTACCGAATGGGATGAAATCAAGGCGATTGATTTAACCCTCTTTAAGGAGAAAATGAAAGCACCGTTTGTTTATGATGGGCGTAATTGTTTTCCATTAGAGGAGGCAAGAAAGGCAAGCATTAATTATTTCTCCATTGGTCGGCCAGAAGTTAAGGTGATGAAGGTTGGAGGAAGAGATGGGGATGGCTTCTTAGTTTCCTAG
- a CDS encoding HAMP domain-containing sensor histidine kinase, whose translation MLAFPTIEQLSYHLLVIILPIVWYLLVSKEEISQRKKLFSNFSFILFIMLVFTMVHPIKMEENFFYDLKVVPILLAFVYGGLSTSILLTVILIGYKFFLIGNAFYINLLNYTIAAAIILILKNKLVTLTFKKKWNIIMGVYWLCAFTRVLYVIITDQVTQLPFVLVYTFTTWAALFIVISMVHYNEEKILNQKKIQMAERLNAVSQLAASVAHEVRNPMTSVKGFLQLIRGDNNLSEKQRKYIEISLEELERTETIISDYLSMAKPVSKEEEAHLDITAELRGVIDVMTSYTNNHNIIIDAVVPNNLYCKGKRNEFKQAMINMMKNSVEAMNGYGILSVRAYALGEKIYIEIEDNGIGMTSKQVKQLGTPYYSTKDKGTGIGLTLVYRIIRDMKGEISVVSKKGHGTTFRIALVKAIV comes from the coding sequence TTGTTAGCTTTTCCTACTATCGAACAATTATCTTATCATTTATTAGTAATTATCTTACCAATCGTTTGGTATCTTTTAGTTAGTAAAGAAGAAATTTCGCAACGGAAGAAATTATTTTCTAATTTTTCGTTTATTCTTTTTATAATGCTTGTCTTCACGATGGTGCATCCAATTAAGATGGAGGAGAATTTTTTTTACGATCTTAAAGTGGTTCCCATTCTTTTAGCATTTGTCTATGGGGGATTAAGCACGAGTATCCTTTTAACCGTAATTTTGATTGGGTATAAATTTTTTTTGATAGGGAACGCCTTTTACATAAATCTTCTAAATTACACGATTGCAGCTGCTATTATCCTGATTTTAAAAAATAAATTAGTAACTCTTACATTTAAAAAGAAATGGAACATCATAATGGGCGTTTATTGGCTATGCGCTTTTACGCGAGTACTATATGTTATCATAACAGATCAAGTAACTCAGCTTCCTTTTGTATTGGTTTATACGTTTACTACTTGGGCAGCATTATTTATCGTAATCAGCATGGTCCATTATAATGAAGAGAAAATCCTTAATCAGAAAAAGATTCAAATGGCAGAACGATTAAATGCAGTAAGTCAATTGGCTGCATCTGTTGCACATGAGGTAAGAAATCCAATGACATCTGTAAAAGGATTTCTGCAACTTATACGTGGGGACAACAATTTATCGGAAAAACAAAGAAAATACATAGAAATATCCTTAGAAGAGTTAGAACGTACAGAAACGATCATTAGTGATTATTTATCAATGGCCAAACCGGTATCAAAAGAAGAGGAAGCTCATTTGGATATTACAGCCGAACTAAGAGGCGTTATAGATGTAATGACTTCTTATACAAATAATCATAATATTATAATCGATGCGGTCGTCCCTAATAATCTTTATTGTAAAGGGAAAAGGAATGAGTTTAAGCAGGCGATGATTAATATGATGAAAAATAGTGTAGAAGCCATGAATGGATATGGTATCTTATCTGTCCGTGCATATGCTTTAGGAGAAAAAATTTATATTGAAATTGAAGATAATGGAATAGGAATGACAAGCAAACAGGTGAAACAACTAGGAACCCCATATTATTCCACGAAAGATAAAGGAACAGGTATAGGCTTAACCTTGGTATATCGGATTATTAGAGATATGAAGGGAGAAATATCTGTTGTCAGTAAGAAAGGGCATGGTACAACGTTTAGAATTGCATTAGTAAAAGCGATTGTTTGA
- a CDS encoding VOC family protein, producing MFRIGSIFIPVTDLEKASKWYEKKLGVKKIDNWEDGAGFCFPSSSTQLALIHVDTWQATEFIRKDKAKNPYFNFMVDHIGEAYEYLNNNGVKTTEIKEFGGMKYFDFFDLDGNPFSVVDEPIDSPFHTANVQKLQKKTF from the coding sequence ATGTTTAGAATTGGAAGTATTTTCATTCCGGTTACGGACTTAGAGAAAGCAAGCAAATGGTATGAAAAAAAGCTTGGCGTAAAGAAAATTGATAACTGGGAAGATGGGGCAGGATTTTGTTTTCCAAGTAGTTCCACTCAACTGGCATTAATTCATGTTGATACATGGCAAGCTACAGAATTTATACGAAAAGATAAAGCAAAAAACCCCTACTTTAATTTTATGGTCGATCATATTGGAGAGGCTTATGAGTATTTGAATAATAACGGAGTGAAAACGACAGAAATAAAGGAATTTGGTGGGATGAAATACTTTGATTTTTTTGATTTAGATGGAAATCCATTTAGCGTCGTGGATGAACCAATCGATTCACCTTTTCACACTGCAAATGTTCAAAAATTGCAAAAGAAAACTTTTTAA